From Echinicola jeungdonensis, the proteins below share one genomic window:
- a CDS encoding glycosyltransferase has protein sequence MNTSFIKKINRLIISVIIPYYKDYDRLILLLEKLQEQELDSDLYEVIIVNNDPEIQLKLPDNFNAKYSLKLVDEFTPGSYAARNKGITESKGKILAFTDSDCLPDSSWLSNALKIFSKDTNKEIGILTGPVPLFYKRPDKLTFAEVYEKYTGFSTEAYAKEGHAITANWFSYCSVIQEFNGFNRGIKSNGDSELSKKITTKYEIKFTPNVIVRHPSRHLVKEIVYKYRRLLGGTYERKFRNSRIKFFIFLLNFTWRRFRFSTKKIVTVNPFESTQILVVNLSIIWGTWKEFFLLLKGEESKR, from the coding sequence ATGAATACTTCATTCATTAAAAAAATAAATAGGTTGATAATAAGTGTTATCATTCCTTATTATAAGGATTACGATAGGCTGATTCTATTATTGGAAAAACTTCAGGAACAAGAATTAGATTCTGATTTATATGAAGTAATTATTGTCAATAATGATCCGGAAATTCAACTGAAATTGCCAGATAACTTCAATGCGAAGTATTCTTTAAAATTGGTTGATGAATTCACGCCAGGGTCGTATGCAGCGAGAAACAAGGGAATTACTGAATCTAAAGGAAAAATCCTTGCTTTTACGGACTCTGATTGCCTTCCTGATTCGAGTTGGTTGAGTAATGCGCTGAAAATTTTTTCAAAAGATACCAATAAGGAAATCGGCATATTGACAGGTCCTGTACCTTTATTTTATAAAAGACCAGATAAATTGACCTTTGCAGAAGTGTATGAAAAATACACTGGTTTTAGTACAGAAGCTTATGCAAAAGAAGGACATGCAATTACAGCTAATTGGTTTTCTTATTGTTCTGTAATTCAAGAATTTAATGGGTTTAATAGAGGGATAAAGTCCAATGGAGATAGTGAGTTGTCAAAGAAAATTACAACTAAATATGAAATTAAATTTACTCCAAATGTAATTGTCAGACACCCTTCCAGGCATTTGGTTAAGGAAATTGTATATAAATATCGCCGGTTATTAGGAGGAACTTATGAAAGGAAATTCAGGAATTCCAGAATTAAATTTTTTATTTTCTTGCTGAATTTTACATGGAGGAGGTTCCGTTTTTCAACGAAAAAAATTGTAACTGTAAACCCATTTGAGTCCACCCAAATATTAGTTGTAAACCTTTCTATAATTTGGGGTACTTGGAAAGAGTTTTTCTTATTGTTAAAGGGAGAAGAATCGAAAAGGTGA